A genome region from Cervus canadensis isolate Bull #8, Minnesota chromosome 10, ASM1932006v1, whole genome shotgun sequence includes the following:
- the PAX1 gene encoding paired box protein Pax-1 isoform X1: MKFTLGLGSRAWRVSWERAAAAAAGPGAGGGALGCGSRRSSSPRPGRRGSRLARALPLCLSRGGGAPALPDRAGPSPGRLGARQPAGPRAMEQTYGEVNQLGGVFVNGRPLPNAIRLRIVELAQLGIRPCDISRQLRVSHGCVSKILARYNETGSILPGAIGGSKPRVTTPNVVKHIRDYKQGDPGIFAWEIRDRLLADGVCDKYNVPSVSSISRILRNKIGSLAQPGPYEASKQPPPQPALPYNHIYQYPYPSPVSPTGAKMGSHHGVPGTAGHVSIPRSWPSAHSVSNILGIRTFMEQTGALAGSEGAAYSPKMEDWAGVNRAAFPASPSVNGLEKPALDTDIKYTQSASGLSAVGGFLPACAYPASNQHGVYSSPAGGYLAPGPPWPPAQGPPLAPPGASVTVHGGELAAAVTFKHPSREGEAERPNVGKGKKQWLHNSGVTLLASSSKTWAPSQNPKQQCNEQNAA, encoded by the exons ATGAAGTTCACCCTAGGCCTGGGGTCGCGGGCGTGGAGAGTGTCCTGggagcgggcggcggcggcggcagcgggcccgggggcgggcggcggcgcgCTCGGCTGCGGCTCACGGCGCTCTTCCAGTCCGCGGCCCGGCCGCCGCGGCTCTCGGCTCGCGCGCGCCCTCCCTCTATGCCTCTCCCGCGGCGGCGGCGCCCCAGCACTCCCGGACCGCGCCGGGCCCAGCCCCGGCCGCCTCGGCGCCAGGCAGCCGGCCGGCCCGCGCGCCATGG AGCAGACCTACGGCGAGGTGAACCAGCTGGGCGGCGTGTTCGTCAACGGACGGCCCCTGCCCAACGCCATCCGCCTGCGCATCGTGGAGCTGGCACAGCTGGGCATCCGACCCTGTGACATCAGCCGGCAGCTTCGCGTGTCTCACGGCTGCGTGAGCAAGATCCTGGCGCGCTACAACGAGACGGGCTCCATCCTGCCCGGTGCCATCGGGGGCAGCAAACCCCGCGTCACCACTCCCAACGTGGTCAAGCATATCCGGGACTACAAGCAGGGCGACCCCGGCATCTTCGCCTGGGAGATCCGTGACCGGCTGCTGGCCGACGGCGTCTGCGACAAGTACAACGTGCCCTCGGTGAGCTCCATCAGCCGTATTCTGCGCAATAAGATTGGCAGCCTGGCGCAGCCCGGGCCCTACGAGGCGAGCAAGCAGCCGCCGCCGCAGCCGGCGCTCCCCTACAACCACATCTACCAGTACCCCTACCCCAGCCCCGTGTCGCCCACGGGCGCCAAGATGGGCAGCCACCACGGGGTCCCAGGCACAGCCGGCCACGTCAGCATCCCCCGTTCATGGCCCTCGGCTCACTCGGTCAGCAACATCCTGGGCATCCGGACGTTTATGGAGCAAACAG GGGCCCTGGCGGGGAGCGAAGGCGCCGCCTACTCCCCGAAGATGGAAGACTGGGCGGGAGTGAACCGCGCGGCCTTCCCCGCCAGCCCCTCTGTGAACGGGCTCGAGAAACCTGCTTTAGACACGGACATTAAATACACGCAG TCGGCCTCCGGCCTCTCCGCGGTGGGCGGCTTCCTCCCGGCTTGCGCCTACCCGGCCTCCAACCAGCACGGCGTGTACAGCTCGCCGGCCGGCGGCTACCTCGCCCCCGGCCCGCCGTGGCCGCCGGCGCAGGGTCCCCCGCTGGCGCCCCCGGGCGCCAGCGTCACCGTGCACGGCGGGGAGCTCGCGGCAGCCGTGACCTTCAAGCATCCCAGCAGAGAAG GAGAAGCCGAGCGGCCGAACGTCgggaaagggaaaaaacagtGGTTGCACAATAGTGGCGTCACTCTTCTGGCTTCCAGTAGCAAAACTTGGGCCCCTTCTCAAAACCCTAAGCAACAGTGCAACGAGCAAAATGCCGCCTGA
- the PAX1 gene encoding paired box protein Pax-1 isoform X3, with the protein MKFTLGLGSRAWRVSWERAAAAAAGPGAGGGALGCGSRRSSSPRPGRRGSRLARALPLCLSRGGGAPALPDRAGPSPGRLGARQPAGPRAMEQTYGEVNQLGGVFVNGRPLPNAIRLRIVELAQLGIRPCDISRQLRVSHGCVSKILARYNETGSILPGAIGGSKPRVTTPNVVKHIRDYKQGDPGIFAWEIRDRLLADGVCDKYNVPSVSSISRILRNKIGSLAQPGPYEASKQPPPQPALPYNHIYQYPYPSPVSPTGAKMGSHHGVPGTAGHVSIPRSWPSAHSVSNILGIRTFMEQTGALAGSEGAAYSPKMEDWAGVNRAAFPASPSVNGLEKPALDTDIKYTQWPTGSRPAPAARHQTALGAYTDYPSRPRPPRAAPPRAEPEPEPEPGGSGGARTRGFAAAEVPISLASPCPAPGGRASSILRGFRLL; encoded by the exons ATGAAGTTCACCCTAGGCCTGGGGTCGCGGGCGTGGAGAGTGTCCTGggagcgggcggcggcggcggcagcgggcccgggggcgggcggcggcgcgCTCGGCTGCGGCTCACGGCGCTCTTCCAGTCCGCGGCCCGGCCGCCGCGGCTCTCGGCTCGCGCGCGCCCTCCCTCTATGCCTCTCCCGCGGCGGCGGCGCCCCAGCACTCCCGGACCGCGCCGGGCCCAGCCCCGGCCGCCTCGGCGCCAGGCAGCCGGCCGGCCCGCGCGCCATGG AGCAGACCTACGGCGAGGTGAACCAGCTGGGCGGCGTGTTCGTCAACGGACGGCCCCTGCCCAACGCCATCCGCCTGCGCATCGTGGAGCTGGCACAGCTGGGCATCCGACCCTGTGACATCAGCCGGCAGCTTCGCGTGTCTCACGGCTGCGTGAGCAAGATCCTGGCGCGCTACAACGAGACGGGCTCCATCCTGCCCGGTGCCATCGGGGGCAGCAAACCCCGCGTCACCACTCCCAACGTGGTCAAGCATATCCGGGACTACAAGCAGGGCGACCCCGGCATCTTCGCCTGGGAGATCCGTGACCGGCTGCTGGCCGACGGCGTCTGCGACAAGTACAACGTGCCCTCGGTGAGCTCCATCAGCCGTATTCTGCGCAATAAGATTGGCAGCCTGGCGCAGCCCGGGCCCTACGAGGCGAGCAAGCAGCCGCCGCCGCAGCCGGCGCTCCCCTACAACCACATCTACCAGTACCCCTACCCCAGCCCCGTGTCGCCCACGGGCGCCAAGATGGGCAGCCACCACGGGGTCCCAGGCACAGCCGGCCACGTCAGCATCCCCCGTTCATGGCCCTCGGCTCACTCGGTCAGCAACATCCTGGGCATCCGGACGTTTATGGAGCAAACAG GGGCCCTGGCGGGGAGCGAAGGCGCCGCCTACTCCCCGAAGATGGAAGACTGGGCGGGAGTGAACCGCGCGGCCTTCCCCGCCAGCCCCTCTGTGAACGGGCTCGAGAAACCTGCTTTAGACACGGACATTAAATACACGCAG TGGCCGACCGGAAGCCGCCCAGCCCCGGCGGCAAGGCACCAGACGGCCTTGGGAGCTTACACGGACTACCCATCCCGGCCTCGACCTCCTAGGGCCGCGCCTCCGCGAGCCGAGCCCGAGCCCGAGCCCGAGCCCGGAGGCAGCGGCGGAGCGCGCACCCGAGGATTCGCCGCAGCCGAGGTGCCCATCAGCCTGGCATCGCCCTGCCCCGCGCCCGGAGGCCGCGCGTCCTCCATCCTCCGGGGTTTTCGGCTTCTCTGA
- the PAX1 gene encoding paired box protein Pax-1 isoform X4 has protein sequence MKFTLGLGSRAWRVSWERAAAAAAGPGAGGGALGCGSRRSSSPRPGRRGSRLARALPLCLSRGGGAPALPDRAGPSPGRLGARQPAGPRAMEQTYGEVNQLGGVFVNGRPLPNAIRLRIVELAQLGIRPCDISRQLRVSHGCVSKILARYNETGSILPGAIGGSKPRVTTPNVVKHIRDYKQGDPGIFAWEIRDRLLADGVCDKYNVPSVSSISRILRNKIGSLAQPGPYEASKQPPPQPALPYNHIYQYPYPSPVSPTGAKMGSHHGVPGTAGHVSIPRSWPSAHSVSNILGIRTFMEQTGALAGSEGAAYSPKMEDWAGVNRAAFPASPSVNGLEKPALDTDIKYTQSASGLSAVGGFLPACAYPASNQHGVYSSPAGGYLAPGPPWPPAQGPPLAPPGASVTVHGGELAAAVTFKHPSREGEGRPAPAARHQTALGAYTDYPSRPRPPRAAPPRAEPEPEPEPGGSGGARTRGFAAAEVPISLASPCPAPGGRASSILRGFRLL, from the exons ATGAAGTTCACCCTAGGCCTGGGGTCGCGGGCGTGGAGAGTGTCCTGggagcgggcggcggcggcggcagcgggcccgggggcgggcggcggcgcgCTCGGCTGCGGCTCACGGCGCTCTTCCAGTCCGCGGCCCGGCCGCCGCGGCTCTCGGCTCGCGCGCGCCCTCCCTCTATGCCTCTCCCGCGGCGGCGGCGCCCCAGCACTCCCGGACCGCGCCGGGCCCAGCCCCGGCCGCCTCGGCGCCAGGCAGCCGGCCGGCCCGCGCGCCATGG AGCAGACCTACGGCGAGGTGAACCAGCTGGGCGGCGTGTTCGTCAACGGACGGCCCCTGCCCAACGCCATCCGCCTGCGCATCGTGGAGCTGGCACAGCTGGGCATCCGACCCTGTGACATCAGCCGGCAGCTTCGCGTGTCTCACGGCTGCGTGAGCAAGATCCTGGCGCGCTACAACGAGACGGGCTCCATCCTGCCCGGTGCCATCGGGGGCAGCAAACCCCGCGTCACCACTCCCAACGTGGTCAAGCATATCCGGGACTACAAGCAGGGCGACCCCGGCATCTTCGCCTGGGAGATCCGTGACCGGCTGCTGGCCGACGGCGTCTGCGACAAGTACAACGTGCCCTCGGTGAGCTCCATCAGCCGTATTCTGCGCAATAAGATTGGCAGCCTGGCGCAGCCCGGGCCCTACGAGGCGAGCAAGCAGCCGCCGCCGCAGCCGGCGCTCCCCTACAACCACATCTACCAGTACCCCTACCCCAGCCCCGTGTCGCCCACGGGCGCCAAGATGGGCAGCCACCACGGGGTCCCAGGCACAGCCGGCCACGTCAGCATCCCCCGTTCATGGCCCTCGGCTCACTCGGTCAGCAACATCCTGGGCATCCGGACGTTTATGGAGCAAACAG GGGCCCTGGCGGGGAGCGAAGGCGCCGCCTACTCCCCGAAGATGGAAGACTGGGCGGGAGTGAACCGCGCGGCCTTCCCCGCCAGCCCCTCTGTGAACGGGCTCGAGAAACCTGCTTTAGACACGGACATTAAATACACGCAG TCGGCCTCCGGCCTCTCCGCGGTGGGCGGCTTCCTCCCGGCTTGCGCCTACCCGGCCTCCAACCAGCACGGCGTGTACAGCTCGCCGGCCGGCGGCTACCTCGCCCCCGGCCCGCCGTGGCCGCCGGCGCAGGGTCCCCCGCTGGCGCCCCCGGGCGCCAGCGTCACCGTGCACGGCGGGGAGCTCGCGGCAGCCGTGACCTTCAAGCATCCCAGCAGAGAAGGTGAGGG CCGCCCAGCCCCGGCGGCAAGGCACCAGACGGCCTTGGGAGCTTACACGGACTACCCATCCCGGCCTCGACCTCCTAGGGCCGCGCCTCCGCGAGCCGAGCCCGAGCCCGAGCCCGAGCCCGGAGGCAGCGGCGGAGCGCGCACCCGAGGATTCGCCGCAGCCGAGGTGCCCATCAGCCTGGCATCGCCCTGCCCCGCGCCCGGAGGCCGCGCGTCCTCCATCCTCCGGGGTTTTCGGCTTCTCTGA
- the PAX1 gene encoding paired box protein Pax-1 isoform X2, whose amino-acid sequence MKFTLGLGSRAWRVSWERAAAAAAGPGAGGGALGCGSRRSSSPRPGRRGSRLARALPLCLSRGGGAPALPDRAGPSPGRLGARQPAGPRAMEQTYGEVNQLGGVFVNGRPLPNAIRLRIVELAQLGIRPCDISRQLRVSHGCVSKILARYNETGSILPGAIGGSKPRVTTPNVVKHIRDYKQGDPGIFAWEIRDRLLADGVCDKYNVPSVSSISRILRNKIGSLAQPGPYEASKQPPPQPALPYNHIYQYPYPSPVSPTGAKMGSHHGVPGTAGHVSIPRSWPSAHSVSNILGIRTFMEQTGALAGSEGAAYSPKMEDWAGVNRAAFPASPSVNGLEKPALDTDIKYTQSASGLSAVGGFLPACAYPASNQHGVYSSPAGGYLAPGPPWPPAQGPPLAPPGASVTVHGGELAAAVTFKHPSREVADRKPPSPGGKAPDGLGSLHGLPIPASTS is encoded by the exons ATGAAGTTCACCCTAGGCCTGGGGTCGCGGGCGTGGAGAGTGTCCTGggagcgggcggcggcggcggcagcgggcccgggggcgggcggcggcgcgCTCGGCTGCGGCTCACGGCGCTCTTCCAGTCCGCGGCCCGGCCGCCGCGGCTCTCGGCTCGCGCGCGCCCTCCCTCTATGCCTCTCCCGCGGCGGCGGCGCCCCAGCACTCCCGGACCGCGCCGGGCCCAGCCCCGGCCGCCTCGGCGCCAGGCAGCCGGCCGGCCCGCGCGCCATGG AGCAGACCTACGGCGAGGTGAACCAGCTGGGCGGCGTGTTCGTCAACGGACGGCCCCTGCCCAACGCCATCCGCCTGCGCATCGTGGAGCTGGCACAGCTGGGCATCCGACCCTGTGACATCAGCCGGCAGCTTCGCGTGTCTCACGGCTGCGTGAGCAAGATCCTGGCGCGCTACAACGAGACGGGCTCCATCCTGCCCGGTGCCATCGGGGGCAGCAAACCCCGCGTCACCACTCCCAACGTGGTCAAGCATATCCGGGACTACAAGCAGGGCGACCCCGGCATCTTCGCCTGGGAGATCCGTGACCGGCTGCTGGCCGACGGCGTCTGCGACAAGTACAACGTGCCCTCGGTGAGCTCCATCAGCCGTATTCTGCGCAATAAGATTGGCAGCCTGGCGCAGCCCGGGCCCTACGAGGCGAGCAAGCAGCCGCCGCCGCAGCCGGCGCTCCCCTACAACCACATCTACCAGTACCCCTACCCCAGCCCCGTGTCGCCCACGGGCGCCAAGATGGGCAGCCACCACGGGGTCCCAGGCACAGCCGGCCACGTCAGCATCCCCCGTTCATGGCCCTCGGCTCACTCGGTCAGCAACATCCTGGGCATCCGGACGTTTATGGAGCAAACAG GGGCCCTGGCGGGGAGCGAAGGCGCCGCCTACTCCCCGAAGATGGAAGACTGGGCGGGAGTGAACCGCGCGGCCTTCCCCGCCAGCCCCTCTGTGAACGGGCTCGAGAAACCTGCTTTAGACACGGACATTAAATACACGCAG TCGGCCTCCGGCCTCTCCGCGGTGGGCGGCTTCCTCCCGGCTTGCGCCTACCCGGCCTCCAACCAGCACGGCGTGTACAGCTCGCCGGCCGGCGGCTACCTCGCCCCCGGCCCGCCGTGGCCGCCGGCGCAGGGTCCCCCGCTGGCGCCCCCGGGCGCCAGCGTCACCGTGCACGGCGGGGAGCTCGCGGCAGCCGTGACCTTCAAGCATCCCAGCAGAGAAG TGGCCGACCGGAAGCCGCCCAGCCCCGGCGGCAAGGCACCAGACGGCCTTGGGAGCTTACACGGACTACCCATCCCGGCCTCGACCTCCTAG